One Cytophagia bacterium CHB2 DNA window includes the following coding sequences:
- a CDS encoding ABC-F family ATP-binding cassette domain-containing protein, whose translation MIHIHNLRKQFGPQVVFEGASAHIPPHTRVGLVGPNGSGKTTLFRMLIGEEHIDEGSLVISKGARVGYLKQEVWNNPERSILAEVLAGFPELQALEQSLIELENAMATNHDAELIERYGKLRQKFEALGGYAIEHEAKRILSGIGFQPAQFAQPLHTFSGGWMMRVALAKLLLSKPDILLLDEPTNHLDLESVVWLESFLMDYPGTIVLTTHDQVFMQSIAERILEISLHQLHTYIGDFESYAEQKAVKREQLEAQFKNQQKKIEQTERFIERFRYKATKARQVQSRIKMLEKMERVKVENDAPRVMKFRLPQPERSGIDVLQLRSVEKRYGDKLVYRNLDFHLARGEKVALVGPNGAGKSTLLKIVAGVLPIEDGERLYGHNVTVEYYAQHQLEILNPAATIFEEISSVTGHLLPEQRRTLIGAFLFTGDDIFKPVSVLSGGEKARVALAKMLGRPANLLVMDEPTNHLDILSRQILEDALADYEGTLLFISHDRAFINAIASKVVEVVDGRL comes from the coding sequence ATGATCCATATTCACAATCTAAGAAAACAATTCGGCCCGCAGGTCGTTTTTGAGGGCGCTTCGGCGCATATTCCGCCGCATACGCGCGTCGGCCTCGTCGGTCCCAACGGCTCCGGCAAGACGACGCTGTTCCGCATGCTCATCGGCGAGGAGCATATCGATGAAGGCAGTCTCGTTATTTCCAAAGGCGCGCGTGTTGGCTATCTTAAACAGGAGGTTTGGAATAATCCCGAGCGCAGCATCCTTGCCGAGGTGCTGGCCGGTTTTCCGGAACTGCAAGCGCTGGAGCAAAGTCTGATCGAATTGGAAAACGCCATGGCGACAAATCACGACGCCGAATTGATCGAACGTTACGGCAAATTGCGTCAAAAATTCGAAGCGCTCGGCGGCTATGCCATCGAGCACGAGGCCAAGAGAATTTTGAGTGGCATCGGCTTTCAGCCGGCGCAGTTCGCGCAGCCGTTGCACACGTTTTCCGGCGGCTGGATGATGCGCGTTGCGCTGGCGAAATTGCTGCTGAGTAAACCGGATATCTTGCTGCTGGATGAACCGACGAACCATCTTGATCTGGAATCCGTCGTCTGGCTGGAATCTTTTTTGATGGACTATCCCGGCACTATCGTGCTGACGACGCATGATCAGGTTTTCATGCAGAGCATCGCCGAACGTATTCTCGAAATCAGTCTGCATCAATTGCATACCTATATCGGCGATTTTGAATCCTATGCCGAGCAGAAAGCGGTGAAGCGCGAACAGCTCGAGGCCCAATTCAAAAATCAACAGAAGAAAATTGAGCAGACGGAAAGATTCATCGAGCGGTTTCGCTACAAAGCGACCAAAGCGCGGCAGGTGCAGAGCCGCATCAAAATGCTCGAAAAAATGGAGCGGGTTAAAGTTGAAAATGATGCGCCGCGTGTCATGAAGTTCCGGTTACCGCAGCCGGAACGTTCTGGCATCGATGTCCTGCAACTGCGCAGCGTCGAGAAGCGCTATGGGGATAAACTCGTTTACCGCAATCTTGATTTCCATCTGGCGCGCGGCGAAAAGGTGGCATTGGTGGGGCCCAACGGCGCGGGCAAATCAACCCTGCTTAAAATTGTTGCCGGCGTTTTGCCGATTGAAGATGGCGAACGTTTGTACGGTCACAACGTGACGGTTGAATATTATGCTCAGCACCAACTCGAGATTCTCAATCCGGCGGCGACTATCTTTGAAGAAATTTCGAGCGTGACCGGCCATCTGCTTCCCGAACAGCGCCGTACTCTGATCGGCGCTTTTCTGTTCACTGGAGATGATATTTTTAAACCGGTTTCGGTGTTATCCGGCGGAGAGAAAGCGCGCGTAGCGCTCGCAAAGATGCTCGGGCGTCCGGCCAATTTGCTGGTGATGGACGAACCGACGAATCATCTTGATATTTTGTCGCGGCAAATTTTGGAGGACGCGCTGGCAGATTATGAGGGAACACTGCTTTTCATTTCGCACGATCGCGCGTTTATCAATGCGATTGCGAGCAAAGTCGTGGAAGTCGTGGATGGCCGGCTG
- a CDS encoding LytTR family transcriptional regulator, translating to MISVQSSTPAAFLLENSFNPASYSQPGDRLPIQRLGKQFFLPVAKIVWIGTKHRLVYAYTENKQHVLDFGMEELYSRLASSTFFRIHRSVIVNLKQIEKITPLSDGRCQLTMKDFMHSAVLVSRYRTADFMKAVRSMH from the coding sequence ATGATTTCGGTGCAATCAAGCACACCCGCCGCCTTTTTGTTGGAAAACAGTTTTAACCCCGCGTCATATTCCCAGCCCGGCGACCGGTTGCCGATCCAACGTCTCGGAAAACAATTCTTTTTGCCCGTCGCAAAAATCGTATGGATTGGCACCAAACATCGACTCGTGTATGCTTACACCGAGAACAAGCAACACGTGCTTGATTTCGGGATGGAAGAACTGTACAGCCGTCTTGCCTCCAGCACGTTTTTTCGCATTCACCGTTCCGTGATCGTGAATCTCAAACAAATCGAAAAGATCACGCCGCTGTCCGATGGCCGTTGCCAACTCACCATGAAGGATTTCATGCATAGCGCCGTGCTCGTCAGCCGCTATCGCACAGCAGATTTTATGAAAGCCGTGCGCTCCATGCACTGA
- the ilvE gene encoding branched-chain-amino-acid transaminase, translated as MIPALQRPEAPAEKTRTMSLPIRKLSLPDFDHLIFDVYRTANMYLACHVTSDDPDEGKHWPNPCLDIGWEFYYSDDCPENGWRSVANKALIPMQHLSLHPATCALHYGAAAFEGTKAFISAKKRVVLFRPEMNARRLQKSAARVLMPKVPIELFLEGVTETVRANREAIPPYREENWAWQTRNPQCLYVRPLLMGHGPQLGVRPAKDHLFLIYASPVRSYYPVEGMSVLITRGFHRAAPGGTGNTKTASNYVSGLLPTQLARRGYDWVEGKPVQVSDKPFNDVLYLDAVHNQYIEEFSGATFLAVSTEGKLITPQSDTILPGVTRDSVMILAQALGMSVEQRPLHVDEVMDEKRIAEVFCAGNAAVVTPIVSIYYGGKTRKFQLEKLHTTRRLWDMLVGIQLQTREDPYGWVREIG; from the coding sequence ATGATCCCCGCTCTGCAACGACCAGAAGCGCCTGCCGAAAAGACGCGGACGATGTCGCTGCCCATTCGAAAGCTCTCTCTGCCCGATTTCGACCATTTGATTTTTGATGTATATCGCACCGCCAATATGTACTTGGCCTGCCATGTTACAAGTGATGATCCCGATGAGGGCAAACATTGGCCCAATCCCTGCTTGGATATTGGCTGGGAATTTTATTACTCGGATGATTGCCCGGAAAATGGATGGCGCAGCGTCGCCAATAAAGCGCTCATCCCCATGCAGCATTTGTCTCTGCATCCCGCAACCTGCGCCTTGCATTACGGCGCTGCCGCGTTTGAAGGCACAAAAGCTTTCATTTCGGCAAAAAAAAGAGTCGTGCTGTTTCGACCGGAAATGAATGCTCGGCGCCTGCAAAAATCGGCGGCGCGTGTATTGATGCCGAAAGTGCCGATTGAACTGTTTCTTGAAGGGGTCACAGAGACCGTGCGGGCAAACCGCGAGGCCATCCCGCCCTACCGCGAGGAGAATTGGGCGTGGCAGACGCGCAATCCGCAATGCTTATACGTGAGGCCGTTGCTCATGGGTCATGGCCCGCAATTGGGCGTGCGCCCGGCCAAAGATCATCTATTTCTTATCTATGCCTCGCCCGTGCGTTCTTATTATCCCGTGGAAGGCATGAGTGTCTTGATTACTCGCGGCTTTCATCGCGCAGCGCCCGGCGGCACCGGCAACACCAAAACCGCCAGTAACTATGTTTCCGGTTTATTACCGACACAGCTCGCGCGCCGGGGATATGATTGGGTGGAGGGCAAGCCAGTTCAGGTGAGTGACAAGCCGTTCAATGACGTTCTTTATTTGGATGCCGTTCACAATCAATACATTGAAGAATTCTCCGGCGCGACTTTTCTGGCGGTGTCAACCGAGGGCAAACTGATCACTCCGCAATCCGACACCATTCTGCCGGGTGTCACCCGCGATTCGGTGATGATTCTGGCGCAAGCTCTGGGCATGTCCGTGGAACAACGGCCGCTGCACGTGGATGAAGTGATGGACGAAAAACGCATTGCCGAAGTGTTTTGCGCCGGCAATGCCGCCGTAGTGACGCCCATTGTTTCGATTTATTACGGCGGCAAAACGCGCAAATTCCAACTGGAAAAACTCCACACAACGCGGCGATTGTGGGATATGCTCGTCGGCATTCAACTGCAAACGAGGGAAGATCCGTATGGCTGGGTGCGCGAAATCGGTTGA
- a CDS encoding leucine--tRNA ligase, whose protein sequence is MYMSSQTDNTTPPGRYNFAALEAKWQTYWEKLGLSNTGNDPSKPKKYILDFFPYPSGEGLSVGHCRNYVPTDVVTRYHRMRGFNVLHPMGWDAFGLPAENAAIKMKTNPAKLIAQFSANYKRQMNLIAATYDWEREINSSKPEYYRWTQWIFLLLYNSWYDTRANQARPIEELEAELAKHGTQNLALQAGVAAVLPQQWQALSLREKRHYLSHFRLAYRAASAVNWDPVEKTVLANEEVVDGRGWRSGALVERKILQQWFFRITAYAERLIADLDTIDWPESIKAMQRNWIGRSEGAEVSFKTEAGDLVIFTTRPDTLWGATFMVLAPEHPFVEQLTTAAQRQQVVAYVEAAKKKNEETRSEETREKTGVFTGSYAVNPVNNKRIPIWIADYVMMGYGTGAIMAVPAHDQRDFEFARMFHLPIRVVIKPVGVDLEPEYMTQAYDANAGEMINSDDFDGTPADIAVNKVTAWLEKTGKGHRRVNYKLRDWLISRQRYWGTPIPIVHTEEFGEVALAPHELPVQLPEVPNYEPTETGESPLAAIAEFVNVTLPNGVTGRRETDTMGTFACSSWYFLRFASPHEDQAPFDAEAVKYWLPVDLYVGGAEHAVMHLLYARFWTKVLHDRGLVPFVEPFKKLRNQGMLLSYDNQKMSKSRGNVITPDAVAAANGVDALRVYILFIGPFEAETKWEETGIKGASRFLQRYWALANDFTDAQFFDHSDERERAFRRIMHTTIKRVTYDIENFEFNTAIAALMEFLNFFYDCRREQNVYGISAALWREGLEVFTRLLAPVAPFITEEVWQEILRHPGQSVHLLPWLEHDEAALAVDEITVVIQVNGKLRGQLTVPAEIDNSTLQQMALASEQIKKFVDGKTVRKVIVVPKKLVNIVAG, encoded by the coding sequence ATGTACATGAGTAGTCAAACAGATAACACCACCCCGCCAGGGCGCTACAATTTCGCCGCCCTCGAAGCCAAATGGCAAACCTATTGGGAAAAACTGGGTTTGAGCAATACCGGCAACGACCCCAGCAAACCTAAAAAATATATTCTCGATTTTTTCCCCTATCCTTCCGGCGAAGGCCTGTCCGTCGGCCATTGCCGCAACTATGTGCCAACCGATGTGGTGACGCGTTATCATCGCATGCGCGGTTTTAATGTCCTGCATCCCATGGGCTGGGACGCCTTCGGCCTGCCCGCAGAAAATGCCGCGATCAAAATGAAAACGAATCCGGCGAAATTGATCGCACAATTTTCCGCCAATTACAAACGCCAAATGAATCTCATTGCGGCAACCTATGATTGGGAACGTGAAATCAACTCCAGCAAGCCGGAATACTATCGCTGGACGCAATGGATTTTTTTGCTGCTCTACAATTCGTGGTACGACACACGCGCCAATCAGGCACGCCCCATCGAAGAATTGGAAGCCGAACTGGCGAAACACGGCACCCAAAACCTCGCACTGCAGGCCGGCGTCGCCGCAGTGTTGCCGCAACAGTGGCAAGCATTGTCGCTGCGTGAAAAGCGGCACTACTTGAGTCATTTTCGCCTGGCCTATCGTGCGGCGTCCGCGGTGAATTGGGATCCGGTGGAAAAAACCGTGCTGGCGAACGAAGAGGTTGTCGATGGCCGCGGCTGGCGCAGCGGCGCGTTGGTCGAACGTAAAATCTTGCAACAATGGTTTTTCAGAATCACCGCTTATGCCGAACGCTTGATCGCTGATCTCGACACGATAGATTGGCCGGAGAGCATCAAGGCGATGCAACGCAATTGGATCGGCCGCAGTGAAGGCGCAGAGGTTTCATTCAAAACCGAGGCGGGCGATCTCGTCATCTTCACGACGCGGCCGGATACACTGTGGGGCGCAACCTTCATGGTGTTGGCGCCCGAACATCCATTTGTGGAGCAATTGACCACGGCGGCGCAACGCCAACAGGTTGTGGCCTACGTCGAAGCGGCAAAGAAGAAAAACGAAGAAACGCGCAGCGAGGAAACGCGTGAGAAAACCGGCGTGTTCACCGGCAGCTATGCCGTCAATCCGGTCAATAACAAGCGCATTCCGATCTGGATTGCGGACTATGTCATGATGGGCTACGGCACGGGCGCGATCATGGCCGTGCCGGCGCACGATCAACGCGACTTTGAATTTGCGCGCATGTTTCATCTGCCCATTCGTGTGGTGATCAAACCGGTGGGCGTCGATCTTGAGCCGGAATATATGACGCAAGCTTATGATGCGAATGCTGGCGAGATGATCAATTCCGATGACTTTGACGGCACACCGGCGGATATTGCGGTGAACAAAGTTACGGCTTGGCTCGAAAAAACCGGCAAAGGCCACCGCCGCGTCAATTACAAATTGCGCGACTGGCTCATCAGCCGCCAGCGCTATTGGGGCACACCGATCCCGATCGTTCACACTGAGGAGTTTGGGGAAGTCGCATTAGCTCCGCATGAATTGCCGGTGCAGTTGCCAGAGGTGCCCAACTATGAGCCAACCGAGACCGGTGAGTCGCCATTGGCTGCGATAGCAGAATTTGTGAATGTGACGTTGCCCAACGGCGTCACCGGCCGCCGTGAAACCGACACCATGGGCACGTTTGCCTGCTCCTCCTGGTATTTTTTGAGATTTGCCAGCCCGCACGAGGACCAAGCGCCCTTTGATGCCGAAGCCGTGAAGTATTGGCTGCCGGTTGATTTGTATGTTGGCGGCGCCGAACATGCCGTGATGCACTTGCTTTACGCGCGTTTTTGGACGAAGGTTTTGCACGATCGCGGCCTGGTGCCGTTTGTCGAGCCGTTCAAAAAATTGCGCAATCAAGGCATGTTGCTTTCTTATGACAATCAAAAGATGTCGAAGTCACGCGGCAATGTTATCACGCCGGACGCCGTCGCTGCCGCCAACGGCGTCGATGCCTTGCGAGTTTATATTCTGTTCATCGGGCCGTTCGAGGCCGAAACGAAATGGGAAGAAACCGGTATCAAAGGCGCGAGCCGCTTTCTGCAACGTTATTGGGCGCTGGCAAATGACTTTACCGATGCGCAATTTTTTGATCACTCCGACGAACGCGAACGCGCATTTCGTCGCATCATGCACACGACCATCAAACGCGTGACATACGATATCGAGAATTTTGAATTCAACACCGCCATCGCGGCGCTGATGGAATTCCTGAATTTCTTTTACGATTGCCGGCGCGAACAGAATGTTTATGGTATTTCCGCGGCATTGTGGCGTGAAGGTTTGGAAGTGTTCACCCGCTTGCTCGCGCCGGTTGCGCCGTTCATTACCGAAGAAGTTTGGCAGGAGATTTTGCGCCATCCCGGCCAATCCGTGCATCTACTGCCCTGGCTAGAGCATGATGAGGCCGCGCTCGCGGTTGACGAAATCACAGTTGTAATTCAGGTGAATGGCAAACTGCGCGGCCAGCTTACGGTGCCGGCGGAAATTGACAACAGCACCTTGCAACAAATGGCGCTGGCAAGCGAGCAAATCAAGAAATTCGTGGACGGCAAAACCGTGAGAAAAGTGATTGTGGTGCCGAAGAAGCTGGTGAATATTGTGGCGGGATAA